TTCATACGCTCCCTGCGCGATGCCGACGGAAAGCGCGGCAATCGAAATTCGCCCGCCATCCAAAACCTTCATTGCTTGGACGAATCCTTGCCCGGCTTCGCCAATTAAATTGCTATCGGGAATATAACAGTCATCAAAAACCAGAGCCGCCGTATCGCTGGCGCGCATGCCGAGTTTGTTCTCTTTTTTGGCAATCGAAAAACCGTGGGTTCCGCGCTCAACGATAAACGCCGATATGCCGTGGCTTCCGGTAGTGCGGTCGGTGATTGCCAGTGCCACCGTGGTTCCGGCAAAGGTCGCATTGGTGATGAAATTTTTTGAGCCATTTAAAACCCAACCGCCATTTTTTTTCACCGCGACAGTTTTCATCGAACTGGCATCAGAGCCGGAACTGGGTTCCGTAAGCCCCCAGGCACCCAAGTATTCACCTTTCGCCAGTGGGGTTAAATATTTCAGTCGTTGTTCTTCATTTGCAGCGATATAGATATGATTAGAACAGAGCGAATTATGTGCAGCAATGGCAAGCCCGACCGCCGGGTCAACGCGAGCGAGTTCTTCGATAATCGTCGCATACTCGATATAGCCCATATTCGCGCCGCCATATTCTTCGGGAAAAATGATGCCCAGTAAGCCGAGTTCGGCAAATTTGGGCAGCAGTTCGATTGGAAAATGTTGTGATTCATCCCATTCTAAAACATGTGGGCGAAGCTCGGCTTCGGCAAACTCGCGAATCGAATATTTGATTTGTTGCTGTTCTTCATTCAACTCAAAATTCATAGGCAATAATATCCATTCAGCGGCTGAAAATATTTTTAAATTAGAACTTCACATTGTACACACGGAATCTGAAAAAATCATGTGCGGAGTTTGACATGGATTTAAAAAAGGTGGGAAATCGGGTTGGGAATTCAGCAAAGCCGGCTGAATATTCAGCCGGCTTTGCTGAGGATGAGGTTAATCTTGTGGAGATTCTTCCGCCGCAGCTAAGGGAACGATGACAAATACATCACCTTGGCGTCTGATTTTTAACACACTGATGCCACAGGGAGGATTGGTCAATTTTAAAACTCGGGTCGCGCCATTGGGGAAGAAGGCACCGAGTTCCTG
The DNA window shown above is from Acidobacteriota bacterium and carries:
- a CDS encoding acyl-CoA dehydrogenase family protein yields the protein MNFELNEEQQQIKYSIREFAEAELRPHVLEWDESQHFPIELLPKFAELGLLGIIFPEEYGGANMGYIEYATIIEELARVDPAVGLAIAAHNSLCSNHIYIAANEEQRLKYLTPLAKGEYLGAWGLTEPSSGSDASSMKTVAVKKNGGWVLNGSKNFITNATFAGTTVALAITDRTTGSHGISAFIVERGTHGFSIAKKENKLGMRASDTAALVFDDCYIPDSNLIGEAGQGFVQAMKVLDGGRISIAALSVGIAQGAYEAAVKYAKERFQFGKPIAEFQGIQFKLADMATQIEAARLLTLRAASLKNEGKVVTKESSMAKLYASEVAVKVAEESVQIHGGYGYIKDYPAEKYWRDSKLCTIGEGTSEIQRTVIARQILKA